Part of the Verrucomicrobiota bacterium genome, ATCCATCGTGGTGGATTTAGCTTCCGGACAGATCATTGCTTCGGCGCAACAAACGTATAGCTTCATCCCGGGGCTGCCTCCAGGCCACCTGGAACAGGATCCCCAGATTTGGCTGGACGCCGTCGATGCAACCATTCAAGCCTGCGTGCAACAGGTCGGATCCCGGAAGAATGAGCTGCGCGCCATCGGCGTAAGCGGCCAGCAACACGGCCTGGTCGTTTTAAATGACGCCAACGAGGTGGTCCGTCCTGCCAAGCTCTGGTGTGACACCTCCACCGCCCGGCAATGTGACGAGATCATCGAGGAATTCGGGGGCAGCGCAGCGCTGATCAAGCTGGTCGGCAACACCATGCTGCCAGGGTGGACGGCGCCGAAAATCCTCTGGCTCAAGGAGAACGAGCCGGACAACTACGCGTCGGTCCGAAGCATCTTGCTGCCCCACGACTACATCAATTTCTGGCTTACCGGCGAGAAACGGATGGAATACGGGGACGCTTCCGGCACCGGCCTCATGGACGTGAAATCCCGGCGCTGGTGCGAGCCCGTCCTGGAGTTTATTGATCCGGGATTGCACGACAAGCTGCCTTCGCTCGGTTCTTCCCGCCAGGCGGTCGGGCTTTTGCGCGAGAACCTGCGTAAGCAATGGGGTTTGGACGTTTCACCCGTCATCTCGGCCGGCGGCGGCGACAACATGATGGGCGCGATCGGGACCGGCAACGTGCAGCCCGGGGTGGTCACGGCAAGCTTGGGGACCTCGGGCACGATTTACGCCTATTCAACCGAGCCGATCATCGATCCCGAAGGCGAGGTCGCGGCATTCTGCGACAGCACCGATAAATGGTTGCCGCTGATCTGCACCATGAACGTCACGGTTGCCACCGAGCATGCCCGCAAGCTGTTTGGCTGGGACGTGCAAACCCTCAATCACCAGACCGAAGCGATTCCGGCCGGCGCCGCCGGGTTGCTGTTCCTGCCGTACCTTACGGGCGAACGCACGCCTAATCTGCCCAACGGCTCCGGCGTTTTTCATGGCCTGACTCCGACCAACATGACCCCCGCCCATTTCGGCCGCGCGGCCATGGAAGGCGCCACGCTCGGCCTGGCTTATGGCCTTAACCGTTGCCGGTCCCTGGGCATCAGACCCGCTGAGATTCGGCTCACCGGCGGCGGCAGCAAAAGCCGGGTCTGGCGGCAAATTTGTGCCGATGTGTTCCGGGTGCCGGTGGTCTGCCTCACCACGGCCGAAGGTGCCGCGCTCGGCGCTGCGCTCCATGGCGCCTGGATCGACCAGTTGATCAACCGCAAGTCCGGAAACCTTGCTGAGCTTTTGAGCCCGGTCGTGAAACCTG contains:
- the xylB gene encoding xylulokinase — its product is MLYIGIDSGTQSTKSIVVDLASGQIIASAQQTYSFIPGLPPGHLEQDPQIWLDAVDATIQACVQQVGSRKNELRAIGVSGQQHGLVVLNDANEVVRPAKLWCDTSTARQCDEIIEEFGGSAALIKLVGNTMLPGWTAPKILWLKENEPDNYASVRSILLPHDYINFWLTGEKRMEYGDASGTGLMDVKSRRWCEPVLEFIDPGLHDKLPSLGSSRQAVGLLRENLRKQWGLDVSPVISAGGGDNMMGAIGTGNVQPGVVTASLGTSGTIYAYSTEPIIDPEGEVAAFCDSTDKWLPLICTMNVTVATEHARKLFGWDVQTLNHQTEAIPAGAAGLLFLPYLTGERTPNLPNGSGVFHGLTPTNMTPAHFGRAAMEGATLGLAYGLNRCRSLGIRPAEIRLTGGGSKSRVWRQICADVFRVPVVCLTTAEGAALGAALHGAWIDQLINRKSGNLAELLSPVVKPDENSRALPNPATADQYQEVYARFKGLTQRLASGGYL